From the genome of Biomphalaria glabrata chromosome 17, xgBioGlab47.1, whole genome shotgun sequence, one region includes:
- the LOC106073075 gene encoding short-chain dehydrogenase/reductase family 16C member 6-like, producing the protein MLVVFEIIFFLTQLFWYWMVSVVLCFVPTRFIGKDIRGKTVLITGAGGGVGRLLSEKFAERGCHLVLWDVDQDLMEQTLNSVRSKYSTVAVAYKVDLTDRNAIYKLAKQVSEEVGVIDILVNNAGVVFGKFVLDSSDDQMIKTIEVNCLAHYWTCKAFLPNMIKQNSGHLVTIASSAGLMGVAGMADYCASKFAAIGFQESLSLELAHRGINGVKITVVCPYWIDTGMFDGCTVKFPFLLKALKPEYVANSIVSAVLREDEILFLPKFVYWSYFFKSVLPVRCQHLIHTFLGTITFMDTFKGHHHKTS; encoded by the exons ATGTTGGTCGTGTTTGAGATTATTTTCTTTCTGACCCAACTCTTCTGGTACTGGATGGTGTCAGTTGTGTTGTGTTTTGTACCGACCAGATTCATTGGTAAAGATATCAGAGGAAAAACAGTACTTATTACAGGGGCAG GTGGTGGTGTTGGCAGGTTATTGTCGGAGAAGTTTGCCGAAAGAGGCTGTCACTTGGTTCTATGGGATGTGGACCAGGACCTCATGGAGCAAACGCTGAACAGTGTCCGATCTAAATATAGCACCGTTGCGGTAGCCTATAAAGTCGATCTGACGGACAGAAATGCTATTTACAAGTTAGCCAAACAG GTCAGTGAAGAGGTTGGGGTTATAGACATACTGGTCAACAATGCCGGGGTTGTTTTTGGTAAATTTGTGCTGGACTCCAGTGACGACCAGATGATCAAGACAATAGAGGTCAACTGTCTGGCTCACTACTGG ACCTGCAAAGCATTCTTACCGAATATGATCAAACAGAACTCTGGTCATCTAGTGACCATCGCAAGCTCAGCTGGACTTATGGGCGTTGCAG GTATGGCAGACTACTGCGCCTCCAAGTTTGCAGCTATTGGTTTTCAGGAGTCACTCAGTTTGGAGCTGGCCCACAGGGGCATTAACGGTGTCAAGATCACAGTGGTCTGCCCTTACTGGATAGACACGGGGATGTTTGATGGTTGTACAGTGAA atttccaTTTCTTCTGAAAGCATTAAAACCAGAATATGTAGCAAATAGCATTGTCAGCGCTGTACTAAGGGAAGACGAGATCTTGTTTCTACCTAAGTTCGTTTACTGGTCATACTTCTTCAAATC tGTGTTGCCAGTGAGATGCCAGCACTTGATACACACATTTCTAGGAACAATAACATTCATGGATACATTTAAAGGCCACCATCACAAGACAAGTTAA